CTGAGCGGGCTATGCCGCCGTGGGGAGCTGGACGGGTCCGTCGCCGGGGCGTACGCCCAGGTCCGCCAAGATCGCGTACGCGGCCCTGCGGCCCGACGAGAGCGCGCCCTGGACGGTGCTCGTGTCGCGGTGGTCCCCGCACACGTACAGCCCCGACAGCAGCCGCACCTGACGGCACAGATCGTGCGGTGCCGGCATGGCGGGGACGGCCTCCGGGTCGTGGTGGACGGCCAGCAGCTCCCAGTCGGCCGTGGACGTGCCGTACAGCGTCGCGAGATGCGCGCGTACCTCGGCGTCGAGTTCGGCCTCGGGAGGCGGCGTACGGAGCCCGAGCACCGTCGAGGAGATCAGCGAGCGGCCCGCCGGGGCGCGCGACGGGTCCACCGCGCTCATGACCGTCGTGTGGGCGACGGGGCCGCCGCGCCGGTCGCCGTCCAGGAGCAGCGCCGGTTCGGTCATCGGGGGCGTGGGGGCAGTGTGGTGAAGGACCGTCACGGGGTGGAAGTCCGGCACCCGCAGGCCCGGCAGCAGTTCGGCGGCGGCGCGGGCGCCCGTCGCCACGAGCAGGGAGCGGCAGGAGATCTCGCCGTGCTCCTTCGTGCCGACGGAGCTGATCGACGCGTCCGTCACGCATACACCCGTCCGCACCGTGCCGGGCGGCAGCGTGGCCGCGAGCTGCTCCGGCAGGGCGGCGGCGCCGCCCTCGGGGACGCACAGCCGGCCCCGGGAGAAGCTCCGCAGTGCCAGGTCCGCGCAGCGGCTGGAGGTGGTGAGGTCCGGGTCGCAGAGCAGCGCGGACAGCAGGGGGCGTACGAAGCCGTCGATGGTCCGCGCGGGCAGTCCGCGTGCGGACAGCGCGGCGAGGGCGGGGCGTTCGGGGCGGGCCAGCAGACGATTGACCGGCGTCGTCGCGAGGCGGCCGAAGGCCGCGTGGAGGCGGGCCTGGTCGAGCGCGTTGCCCAGCGGGGGGCGGGAGGTGAGCCGGGCGGCCCTGACGCCGCCCGGGACGCGGGTCCGTGCCGTCCTGGCGCGTGGGGCGCTTGCCAGGGCGCGTGCGGCGGTGAGTGCGCCCCGCGCGCTCCCCGCGCTGACGGTGACGCCCGCGCGATGGTGCCGTCCCTCGCTGTGGACGAGCACGCCCGGCGAGAACAGCCGCAGCGCGGCGTCCGTCAGCGCGGGTGTGCGGAGCAGCTCCGGGTACGAGGTGTTGAGCAACTGACCTATGCGGTCGAGCCGGAAGCCGTCGAGGTGGTCGGTGGTCATCCTGCCGCCGATGTAAGGGGCGGCCTCCAGGACAGTGACTGTTACGCCGGCGCGGGTGAGCTGATGGGCTGCCGACAGACCTGCGATTCCGGCGCCAATGATGACGACGTCCGCGTGATGTTCAGTGTTGAGCACGTGCCCCTCCCCGAGGTCGGCGCGGCTGTACGGGCCGGGGCGGGTGCCTCGCCCCCACTCAGGGAATACCCGAGTGCGGGTCGAGACTAGGAAGGGAACCGGCCCTTCGCAGTCGCGCAGTGGTGGGGGCATCGGTGCGTGCGGGGCGCACGGCTTGCCGTCCGGCGGTTGCGGGGGTTGTTGGGTTACGGGGTCGCCTCCCGGCGGGGTCGGTTGTGCGGGTGGGTGTCCGGGTGCCGCTCCGGGGTCATGCCCGGACGGCGTGATTTACGCCGCGTGCACGGCTCGTTGGACCCGGGGGAGCCGGGTCGTTCACGCGACACACATCAGCCTGAGTGTCCGACCACGACCCCTGCGCGTCCCCCTTCCATCCCGCGGGCCGGTACGGGGCTTTGACAGCGCCACGCGACCCCCGCCCCCGGCAACGAACAGCAACCGAAATCCGAAACCCGCGCTACACGCGAATCGCCGCGGTGATTGACTCGTCGATCTTTGGGAACGCGAACGTGAACCCCGACTCCAACAGCCGCCCCGGCAGCACCCGTTGGCTGCCCAGTACGTCCTCCGCGAAGCCGCCCAGCGCCACCCGCAGTGCCACCGGCGGTACCGCGAAGAGCGTCGGGCGGTGCAGCACGCGCCCCATCGCCGCCGTGACCTCGCGGTTCGTCACCGGTTCCGGGGCCGTGAGGTTCACCGGGCCCGACAGGGACTCCGTGTCGATCAGGTGCCGCAGGGCCGCCACATGGTCGTGCAGGGAGATGAAGCTCCAGTACTGCCGCCCGTTGCCCAGCCGGCCGCCAAGACCCGCCCGGAAGATGGGGAACAGCCGCCCCCACGCCCCGCCTTCGCGGGCCACCACGAGCCCCGTGCGGCCGAACACCGTCCGTACGCCCGCCTCCGCCGCCGAGGCCGCCGCTCCCTCCCACTCGACGCACACGGAGGGCAGGAAGCCCTCGCCGGCGGGCGCCGACTCGTCCACCGGGCGGTCGCCGGTGTCCCCGTAGAAGCCGATGGCCGAACCGCACACCAGGACCTTCGGCGGGGTGTCGAGGGACGCCACGGCCTCGGCGATCGCCGCCGTACCGAGGACGCGGCTGTCCCTGATCTTCTGCTTGTACGCCGCGGTCCACCGGTGGTCGCCGACCCCCGCGCCCGCGAGATGGACGACGGCCTCGCAGCCGTAGAGCCCGCTCACGTCCACGTACTGCCGCACGGGGTCCCACTCGACCTCGTTGCCCGCGCGGGAGGGGTGCCGGACCAGGCGGACCACCTCGTGCCCGTCGGATCGCAGGGAGCGCGTGAGCGCCGTGCCGATGAGCCCGGTGGAGCCGGTGATCGCGATCCTCATGAAAACCATCCTGCCGGTACGCGCCCACATGGGACAGTTGCCGGTATGCCGGAACCTCTCATACGCGCCGCTCTTTCGTCGGACGACGACGCGCTGAGCCGCATCGACCACGACACGTGGTCGTCTCTGCACGCGGTGACGCCCAGGCAGGAGCCGCCGTTCGAGCCGTTCTTCGACGCGCGTCACCGGCCGCGGGACTACCTGATCGCGGAGCTCGACGGCCGGACGGCCGGCTACCTCCGGCTGGTGCCGCCCACCTCGCTCGCCTGCAACGCGCACGTCCGGCAGATCCAGGGCCTCGCCGTGCACGAGTGGGCGCGCGGTCGTGGCGTGGCGCGGCGGCTGCTGGGCGCGGCGATGGAGAGGGCGCGCGGCGAGGGCGCGGTACGGATGACGCTGCGGGTGCTCGGGCACAACAAGCCGGCGCGTGCGCTCTACGAGTCGGAGGGCTTCGTGGTGGAGGGCGTGCTGCCGGGGGAGTTCTTCCTGGACAGGCGGTACGTGGACGACGTGCTCATGGGCCGTTCGCTGG
The nucleotide sequence above comes from Streptomyces sp. NBC_01716. Encoded proteins:
- a CDS encoding NAD(P)/FAD-dependent oxidoreductase; amino-acid sequence: MLNTEHHADVVIIGAGIAGLSAAHQLTRAGVTVTVLEAAPYIGGRMTTDHLDGFRLDRIGQLLNTSYPELLRTPALTDAALRLFSPGVLVHSEGRHHRAGVTVSAGSARGALTAARALASAPRARTARTRVPGGVRAARLTSRPPLGNALDQARLHAAFGRLATTPVNRLLARPERPALAALSARGLPARTIDGFVRPLLSALLCDPDLTTSSRCADLALRSFSRGRLCVPEGGAAALPEQLAATLPPGTVRTGVCVTDASISSVGTKEHGEISCRSLLVATGARAAAELLPGLRVPDFHPVTVLHHTAPTPPMTEPALLLDGDRRGGPVAHTTVMSAVDPSRAPAGRSLISSTVLGLRTPPPEAELDAEVRAHLATLYGTSTADWELLAVHHDPEAVPAMPAPHDLCRQVRLLSGLYVCGDHRDTSTVQGALSSGRRAAYAILADLGVRPGDGPVQLPTAA
- a CDS encoding TIGR01777 family oxidoreductase, which encodes MVFMRIAITGSTGLIGTALTRSLRSDGHEVVRLVRHPSRAGNEVEWDPVRQYVDVSGLYGCEAVVHLAGAGVGDHRWTAAYKQKIRDSRVLGTAAIAEAVASLDTPPKVLVCGSAIGFYGDTGDRPVDESAPAGEGFLPSVCVEWEGAAASAAEAGVRTVFGRTGLVVAREGGAWGRLFPIFRAGLGGRLGNGRQYWSFISLHDHVAALRHLIDTESLSGPVNLTAPEPVTNREVTAAMGRVLHRPTLFAVPPVALRVALGGFAEDVLGSQRVLPGRLLESGFTFAFPKIDESITAAIRV
- a CDS encoding GNAT family N-acetyltransferase; its protein translation is MPEPLIRAALSSDDDALSRIDHDTWSSLHAVTPRQEPPFEPFFDARHRPRDYLIAELDGRTAGYLRLVPPTSLACNAHVRQIQGLAVHEWARGRGVARRLLGAAMERARGEGAVRMTLRVLGHNKPARALYESEGFVVEGVLPGEFFLDRRYVDDVLMGRSLDV